One genomic region from Lycorma delicatula isolate Av1 chromosome 1, ASM4794821v1, whole genome shotgun sequence encodes:
- the LOC142334383 gene encoding histone H2A, with product MSGRGKGGKVKGKAKSRSSRAGLQFPVGRIHRLLRKGNYAERVGAGAPVYLAAVMEYLAAEVLELAGNAARDNKKTRIIPRHLQLAIRNDEELNKLLSGVTIAQGGVLPNIQAVLLPKKTEKKA from the coding sequence ATGTCAGGTCGCGGAAAGGGTGGTAAAGTGAAGGGAAAGGCAAAGTCGCGGTCTTCCCGCGCCGGTCTTCAATTCCCGGTGGGCAGAATCCACCGTCTTCTCAGGAAGGGCAACTACGCAGAACGTGTCGGAGCGGGCGCTCCGGTCTACCTGGCTGCCGTCATGGAATATTTGGCTGCGGAAGTATTGGAGTTGGCAGGAAACGCGGCCAGGGACAACAAGAAAACTCGTATCATCCCGAGGCACTTGCAGTTGGCCATCCGCAATGACGAGGAGTTAAACAAGCTTTTGTCCGGGGTCACCATCGCACAAGGTGGTGTCTTGCCGAACATTCAAGCCGTGCTTCTGCCGAAGAAGACCGAGAAGAAAGCTTAA
- the LOC142334400 gene encoding histone H2B → MPPKTSGKAAKKAGKAQKNIAKGDKKKKRKRKESYAVYIYKVLKQVHPDTGISSKAMSIMNSFVNDIFERIAAEASRLAHYNKRSTITSREIQTAVRLLLPGELAKHAVSEGTKAVTKYTSSK, encoded by the coding sequence ATGCCACCTAAGACCAGCGGTAAAGCGGCCAAGAAGGCCGGCAAGGCGCAAAAGAACATCGCCAAGGGAGACAAGAAAAAGAAACGCAAGAGGAAGGAAAGCTACGCGGTGTACATCTACAAAGTGTTGAAGCAGGTCCATCCTGACACCGGCATCTCCTCTAAGGCGATGAGCATCATGAACAGCTTCGTTAACGATATATTCGAGCGCATCGCGGCCGAGGCTTCCAGGCTCGCCCACTACAACAAGCGGTCCACAATCACCAGCAGGGAGATCCAGACCGCCGTACGGCTTCTGTTGCCCGGTGAATTGGCCAAACACGCTGTCAGCGAAGGCACCAAGGCCGTAACCAAATACACGAGCTCTAAGTAA
- the LOC142334362 gene encoding histone H1-like yields the protein MSDSTATASAPVATATTPAKAAPGKKAASKAGGSKKPRSKPAHPPTADMVNAAIAGLKERGGSSLQAIKKYIAANYKVDAEKLAPFIKKYLKTAVAAGALTQPKGKGASGSFKISVKGEGKAAPAKKPSAPKPKPKKAAAASKPKSASAKKAAAPKPKSPSKAKKVSKPPTKKPKSPKPKKAAVKKPKSPKKAAAGKKK from the coding sequence atgtcaGACAGCACCGCTACAGCTTCAGCTCCCGTCGCCACAGCGACAACTCCGGCCAAGGCAGCTCCAGGGAAAAAGGCGGCATCCAAAGCAGGCGGTTCGAAGAAGCCGAGGTCTAAGCCGGCGCACCCGCCGACAGCCGATATGGTCAACGCGGCGATCGCCGGTCTCAAAGAGCGCGGCGGATCTTCTCTGCAGGCGATAAAGAAGTACATAGCAGCCAACTACAAGGTAGACGCCGAAAAGTTGGCCCCGTTCATCAAGAAATATCTGAAAACGGCGGTCGCGGCAGGCGCCCTCACGCAGCCGAAAGGTAAAGGAGCGTCCGGCTCTTTCAAGATATCAGTGAAGGGCGAAGGCAAAGCCGCCCCGGCTAAGAAACCGTCCGCTCCGAAGCCGAAACCGAAGAAAGCCGCAGCAGCCAGCAAACCGAAGAGCGCTTCTGCGAAGAAGGCGGCCGCCCCGAAACCGAAGTCTCCATCGAAGGCGAAAAAGGTGTCCAAGCCGCCGACCAAGAAACCAAAGTCTCCGAAGCCGAAGAAGGCAGCAGTGAAGAAACCAAAGTCGCCCAAGAAAGCAGCCGCTGGAaagaagaagtaa
- the LOC142334413 gene encoding histone H4 has protein sequence MTGRGKGGKGLGKGGAKRHRKVLRDNIQGITKPAIRRLARRGGVKRISGLIYEETRGVLKVFLENVIRDAVTYTEHAKRKTVTAMDVVYALKRQGRTLYGFGG, from the coding sequence ATGACCGGTCGCGGGAAAGGAGGTAAAGGTTTGGGCAAAGGCGGAGCCAAGCGTCACCGCAAGGTCCTGCGAGACAACATCCAGGGCATCACCAAGCCGGCCATCAGGCGTCTGGCCCGCCGCGGCGGTGTGAAACGTATCTCAGGTCTCATATACGAAGAGACCAGAGGAGTACTTAAAGTGTTCCTCGAGAACGTAATCAGAGACGCAGTCACTTACACCGAACACGCAAAGAGGAAAACTGTAACCGCCATGGACGTGGTGTACGCGCTGAAGAGGCAAGGCAGAACTCTGTACGGCTTCGGCGGTTAA
- the LOC142334374 gene encoding histone H3 has translation MARTKQTARKSTGGKAPRKQLATKAARKSAPATGGVKKPHRYRPGTVALREIRRYQKSTELLIRKLPFQRLVREIAQDFKTDLRFQSSAVMALQEASEAYLVGLFEDTNLCAIHAKRVTIMPKDIQLARRIRGERA, from the coding sequence ATGGCCCGTACCAAGCAGACCGCCCGCAAATCCACCGGTGGCAAAGCTCCCAGGAAGCAGCTGGCGACCAAGGCGGCACGCAAGAGCGCCCCGGCCACCGGCGGCGTGAAGAAACCTCATCGCTACAGGCCTGGAACTGTCGCCCTCCGTGAGATCCGTAGATACCAGAAGAGCACGGAGCTACTCATACGCAAGCTGCCGTTCCAGCGGCTGGTACGTGAGATAGCGCAGGACTTCAAGACCGATCTCCGGTTCCAGAGTTCCGCCGTCATGGCTCTGCAGGAAGCCAGCGAGGCTTATCTGGTCGGGCTGTTTGAAGACACAAATCTGTGCGCCATCCACGCCAAACGTGTGACAATTATGCCGAAAGACATCCAGCTGGCTCGTCGTATTCGCGGAGAGAGAGCTTAA